A portion of the Vicia villosa cultivar HV-30 ecotype Madison, WI unplaced genomic scaffold, Vvil1.0 ctg.000141F_1_1_1, whole genome shotgun sequence genome contains these proteins:
- the LOC131624583 gene encoding serine--glyoxylate aminotransferase yields MDYVNGPGRNHLFVPGPVNIPDQVIRAMSRNNEDYRSPAIPALTKVLLEDVKKIFKTTSGTPFLFPTTGTGAWESALTNTLSPGDRIVSFVIGQFSLLWIDQQQRLKFNVDVVESEWGRGADLDVLESKLASDSAHTIKAICIVHNETATGVTNNLAKVRQLLDAYSHPALLLVDGVSSICALDFRMDEWGVDVAITGSQKALSLPTGIGFVVASPKALEASKTAKSLRVFFDWADYLKFYKLGTYWPYTPSIQLLYGLRAALDLIFEEGLDNIIARHNRLGTATRLAVEAWGLKNCTQKEEWFSDTVTAVLVPPNIDGAEIVRRAWKRYNLSLGLGLNKVAGKVFRIGHLGNLNELQLLGCLAGVEMILKDVGYPVKLGSGVAAASAYLQNNIPLIPSRI; encoded by the exons ATGGATTATGTTAATGGACCAGGAAGAAACCATCTCTTTGTTCCAGGGCCGGTTAACATACCCGACCAGGTTATTCGGGCTATGAGCCGAAACAACGAGGACTATCGTTCTCCTGCAATTCCAGCTCTCACAAAAGTGCTACTTGAGGATGTCAAGAAGATTTTCAAGACTACTTCCGGAACACCGTTTCTTTTCCCTACAACTG GTACTGGTGCTTGGGAGAGTGCTCTGACAAACACATTGTCTCCTGGAGATCGTATTGTGTCTTTCGTGATAGGCCAATTCAGTTTGCTTTGGATTGATCAGCAGCAACGACTTAAATTTAACGTCGATGTTGTGGAAAGTGAATGGGGCCGTGGTGCCGATCTCGATGTTTTGGAGTCAAAACTTGCTTCAGATTCTGCACACACCATAAAGGCTATTTGCATTGTTCATAATGAGACAGCAACTGGTGTCACCAATAACTTGGCCAAAGTCAGACAACTTCTTG ATGCATACAGCCATCCAGCCCTCCTCCTGGttgatggagtgtcatccattTGTGCTCTCGACTTCCGTATGGACGAATGGGGAGTAGATGTGGCTATAACTGGTTCTCAGAAAGCACTTTCCCTTCCTACTGGGATAGGATTTGTGGTTGCTAGCCCTAAAGCTCTTGAAGCTTCGAAAACTGCTAAATCACTTAGAGTTTTCTTTGATTGGGCTGACTACCTCAAATTCTACAAGTTAGGAACCTATTGGCCATACACTCCTTCCATTCAGCTTCTCTATGGTCTCAGGGCAGCTCTTGATCTCATTTTCGAGGAAGGACTTGACAATATTATTGCAAGGCACAATCGTTTAGGTACCGCAACCAG ACTTGCTGTGGAGGCTTGGGGTTTGAAGAATTGCACACAGAAGGAAGAGTGGTTCAGTGACACCGTGACTGCTGTTCTTGTTCCTCCGAACATTGACGGTGCTGAAATTGTAAGAAGGGCATGGAAGAGATACAATTTGAGCTTAGGTTTGGGACTAAACAAAGTTGCTGGGAAGGTTTTCAGAATTGGACACCTCGGCAACCTGAATGAG TTGCAACTATTGGGATGTCTTGCTGGTGTGGAGATGATACTGAAAGATGTGGGTTATCCAGTGAAGTTAGGAAGTGGAGTTGCTGCTGCCAGTGCATACTTACAGAACAATATTCCTCTCATCCCTTCAAGGATTTGA